The Nicotiana tabacum cultivar K326 chromosome 1, ASM71507v2, whole genome shotgun sequence genome segment AAAACGCATTGTATTAATGAGATGGCATCACTTGTCGTACTTTTGACAGAGGACTGAATAGGATTAGTCCTTTTTAGATAGGTTGAGCAAGATGAATTATACATTGTTAATCCCTCTCTTTCCCCCTCATTTCTTTCTTCCGTTTCCTCCTTTTGGGGGAGAAGAGATGGAATATTGCTCTCTTGATCACAAAGAGATTAAAGATTATGCCATTGCAACCTCTAAACCAACTTGTCTCCGTGTCCAATAAAGATCCAGAAAgtcaaatttgccaaaatatgatTATCTATAATATATATCTTAGGGAGAGCAATAGTAGTTAGTGCAATGCTTTTTTCCTGAAACTGGTCCAATTAcgttgaataaaaatccttcacaTTTTATTAAGTGAAGTAATTCTTGATATTCAAATGAAAAGGGTGAAATGTTAGATAACTAACCAAATCGCATAAAGCGCATCCGCAATGTTGGAAAGCATCCTACAAGAGATAACTACAAGGGTGTATTGTCTAAAGGAAACACAACGCATAATATTTATTCTCTCTCAAGTTTCAGCTTTTTTGCATGGAATTTTAACTTGAATGATATGAtatgatgttcagattttgccaAAGGATGAGTGTGCTGACCATGATCCTAGACGTAAAAATGGCATCTGAAATACaataaaaaacaaacaaaaaggaCATTGGATATGTAATATTTGGACTTTCTATATTTATTAGGGGGAAATATGTAATATGACTGGTGGAAGTGTTGTTATCTTGTTGTATCTGTTTCACTGCCATCTTGGTACCAGATGAATAGAAGACTTCActtaatcaaaaaaaaaataattaacaaacaaaaaaagGACATTGGATAGTTTTTGGCTAAAACAAGCTTACCTGGATACAAAGTAGAGGTGTACGGACATTTATAATGGAATTTGAGCTGCTTGAATTAGAATAGTAATCATCCACAGACTTGAATCCAAATGAAACTGCAAAATTCAAAAGCAATTACTTATAAGTTGAGATGCAATGATGTACAACTTTTTCTTTCCTGCATACAAGCATAAACACCTCGTGTCAGTCCATCATCAAATTCTCTGACAGTTTTGGCATTGGCAGCTAATGATATATTAAATTCGCCTTCCATGTCTTCAAACAGTAGAGCATGCCTATAATCAAGAGATCCAGTTAAAAGTGGTATAAGGTACGCCGAGGAAAAGGGGAAAAACTGAATTACACAGttactttttaaaaattttgcGGAGAGAATTCGCTAGAGCTCTGTCATAAACATTGTTAAAGCCCTTATGGAAGTCTTCGTCTGCTATGACCAAATTGAAAGGGTTGCACAAGGAAACAGCACCGGAGAGAAGACAAGAATGAGACTCCTGCAAAGGAATGATAAAATATGAGAGATGGGCAATATATGGAGTCATTCCTTTGATTATTAAGAGTTAAGGGATTTATCATTCAAAGGGAAGTAGAATATAAATTCTATTTTACTTGTTGGAATTGAATTTGAATAAAGAATTAATAGAAGATGAAATTGAAAGGTAACAGAGACCAAGATAACAACTCCAGGGAATGCCCGCATACACATGACAATCAGTTGGGTGCCCCCATCTTTAGTGTCTAACTAAATTGGCAATAGATGCATCATTAAACAAACAAAATTAGAGAACAGAATCCTTAACTAAGAGTTCAAGCACTGCATCCACTCCGACTTTATTTTCATCATTTGCCTATAGATGGAAATGATGGAAATGAAATGGGTTTATTACAGAATAAAAGTTTATTGTCTTTGAAAATACAAATAGTGCAAGTGTGCAACTGATAGGCAATATTGTTTGAGACAAATACAGCAGCTGGTACTCAacttgttttccccaaaaagttgTTCAAATTTGATCTTCAGAACAAAAGGCACAATGTTGATCCAGGACAAATGAATGGAGACAGCAGTGCTAAATCACCTAAGGTAGCTGATTATATAACCAGCTACAGAGATTACATCATAACATTTATTATTTCAAAAACACGCACAAGTATGATTTATTGCCGACTTCTCTTCTGCAGATGTTGCTTGTAGGGTGTCTCAGAGATAACTTTCAAtatgataattaaaaaaaaatagctaataaggaattaaaaagaattgaaaaggaaaaaatattccAGTTCAATGAATGCTCCTTTATTTGAGAGGGTAATACATGCTACCAAAATACCCCCTTCTAGTTAGTTTTCTTAAACAGCAAGATTAACTTCTTCTTTATGTTGACTTAAATCAGGATTCAACGGAATCATCTCAATAACTTGGCGACAGAGCTGATATTTGGGCAGATCACATATCATTTGAACTGTCGAACTACTCAAAATGCATGGAGAAGATACAAGGATTTTGGGTGTTCAGACAGAGAAGAAGCATGAAGAATCGTCGTGAGGAAAATAAGCCATATCGATGAAAACATAGAACACCATTACTaagcacccaagggtgtggcctagagGGAACACTATTACTAGATGCAGAGGCGGAGTTAGAaattgaagtttatgggttctgaaCTTGCAACCGAACCCATAGCTCATTAGTTACCGGGTTCGCAATTGAGTATTTACACATATTTAATGGATTTTCTTATACAAATCCAAGGTTTAaacaaaagctactgggttcgtcCGAACCCGTACATAGCACTCTCCCTCCGCCCCTGACTAGATGGATGTGGATGGTCTTATTATCCAAAGCTTAAAAACTCCAATTCCACTGACAAACACCCAGCCATACTGAACCACCAGAAATAGTTGAGAAAAAGAAGACTGGAAAACATCTGAACATTCTTCCTAAGTATACTCTATGGTGTTGTTATGCTAGCATTAACACACAGAGTCTTCACCTTTTCTCAATAAACTGTATGATGTTAGCCAGATTACTAATACTCAGCAGAAGTACAGTACTAAAttgaaatatgccaacaagtTCACCATAGCATAATACCAGACTTAAATTCTCTAAAACAGCTCGTACATAGATGCATGGTAGATCAGTACAAGGACAAAATGGAGGAGGAAGACTGATAAGCACAAATTGAATTAATTGAGTTACCTGTCCCAGATAGCGAACTAGAATATTTGCTCCAAGAGACCAGCCTATTGCATATAAATTTGCCTCTGGATAGCGATTGCTGACATGTGCCACCACTTCATATATATCACCAAGAAATGAAGCAGAATAGAACTGCATGAATTAGCTCATCAATGAAGACGAATAGAAAAAATTTAACATGTCAAAGATGATTGGATTTTGACTTTACCTTAAAGATGAAggataattttttgaaataacaTGTTGCATCCTAATTAGATCGATTCATGACCAGTTGTATCTTTCATCTCAACAGATTGTCAAGCTAAAAAAATTTAGAATACTTTTGACCGGTACCATTTGAGAGATTAAGCAGATCATGTTTGGGAATAATGGAGTTAATTATCTGAATATTCAAAAAGTTCAATGAGGAGCTATAATGATAAGCAGACTTTAGAAAGTCTACTATACACATCAAGAACTATGGAGTACAGAACTCATTCTAATGCCTAAAATGGCAATAGACATTGATTTTCTACTTTGCCTAGGTATTACCTCCACTAAAATTGTTGAGCTTCAACATAAAGCTATACTTGAGACTCTAGTATAAGTCATATTGTGAGTTTGAACATGCATAGATGGAGAAAAATGTCTAGACTGTTATCATCTCTTGCTTCTTCCCCTCCCCTATCCCTGATACCCACTCTAATTTCCTGAAAAAATATCTGCATTGAAATCTCAAATTTCTAAAGGATCTTCACTGTATCCTTGAAGGTCGGATCAATCATAAGTTCTTGCCTTCTTGGACAATCACGtccttttttgtttaaattatataACCATCATGGCATGCATCCACTGCCTGTAATTAGATTTCAACTGGGCGAGGATATGTAATTTAAGTGGACACCAGATTGTAAAGATCTTCACATGAAGGTCTTGGACAACTTTTGAGAACCATTACTCAGGACACTTCATGCTCAACTCACCCTTTCTTCTCAACTAAAGTATTGAATTAAGAGAAGGGACAAATCTTccttagttgaacttgttgaGCTATAGGGTAAACTGAAACCTTTGTTTGACCGTTATTCTACTTGTTTTCATTCACTCTGCGTTAAACCGTTTTTGACATCTCTTGGTGAAAGAAACTAGATCATGTCAAGCCAGTGTTGTGAAAAGCGCCCGCTTCAGCGCTTAAAGCGCGAAGTGAGACCTTGGGCGCTTCTATGATGTGAAGCGTAGCAGGTTGAATAAAGCAAGCGCTTCTGCGAAAAAAGCGAGAAGTGTAAAAGCGACAGTAGCAAGCGCTTCTGCATATTAAGGGCTGCCAacgtaaaaaatttaaaaaggtcATCAAGTTCAAGCCCAGGTATGTgatttcttcctcctcctcctttttctttcactgtttcaCTCCCAAAATAGCAGTGAAATGCTGGCAAATTTTTTTTTCCCTTCAGTTCTTCCTGTTCTCATTCTCTTCTTAGTGATAAATTGCAGCGAAATGCTGCCCAATTTTTTTCGTTTCAGTTACTgccatttttttcatttcatttaatcttgtagaagaataggatgctcattttgtgctttaattgatgctactctttagtttttacattgaagtattgaacatttgcttacagttacatgtgttgtctatgcagtatttattttaatatattttttttcaaattccgcttcacttcaaaaaagcgagtgcttcgcttctcgctttaagcgaaaaGAGGCTTGTCGCTTTTcctcgcttcacgctcttcacaacactgTCTCAAGCAAGGGGAACCAACATATCTTTGAAGAAAAATTTTCAAGCCCTTCTGAAGTGGAAAATCCAACTGAAAGAGTATtagcattaaaaaaatatataatcaacTTAAACGAGATTAATTGAAAATTAATCCACTGGACGGAGAAACTTATACTTGGGTCATAAAGATCATTCTTTTAGCAAGCATAtgaaaatcacataaaacaaaaGGCATCAATGCCCTGATgccagaaaaggaaaaaagagcaaaaagagCAGTCATATAGATAATCGTTCTACTCGTTAGATTTCTCCAGATACTTCTGCTTTTCTTCTTCAGTCATGAAAGCAGTGAGAGGAAAAGACTTTCCAATTCCTACAGGAGTCTTGAAGTAAACTTTATTCTGAGAAGGATCCTCAATGCTCATCTCAACTATTGGCACCCACAGGAATAGCTGCTTACTCTTAATTCCAGTCATTTTCTTCATCCTGTTTTTCTCCACATAGGCAGTGACCTCGGTTGCATAGCTAACTAGAGTTTTTGTTGCGACGAAGTAATGCTCATATGGAGCCTTTTGTTTCATCCACACAAATCCAGTTTCGCGAACATAACCACATTCTTCAAGGTCTTTAAGAGGAAGGGTGCCCTGGGGAAATCCCAACTCTTTCAGGAGCTCAAGAGAATTGCTATAGCACTCTTCGGCTCCATATACAATTTCTGCTCCTGCACGCTCATCTTGGCATGATTTTTTATCACTACCCATTTTGAAGTGGTATACGATCAAAAAGCTGTGTATTGTAAGGCAGCAATTTAGGTTATGGTATATTGCTTAAATAGACACAGAGCAGGAAGGACAGATTAAGGAAAAAGCAAGGTTGTTGGCTGGAAATTGCACAGAAGGGATCAAGTTGATAGTGTTGTTTGCCTAACCATTTGAccaaaaaaattccaaaagactGGAGTCAATGGACAGCACAAAAGCAATCAACTGTCCCCAACAAACACTTCAAGCTGCCAATTCCCATCAGCCACATTAACTAAACCATACCATTTTCTTTCCTTAACCAAAAAGTCTGAATAACAGATATAACATTGGCCAAACTCCACcataaatcacatcaaaactaaTACTATCGGCAGGGAGGAAATTAAAGACCAAATCTTTATTGATATATCAATCAACCAAAGTAATTAAAGACCAAAATGAGAGAGTACCTGGGGAGTAGTGACAGGACTATCTCCACAGCCTCTGCTATTGAACACCACAACTCTCCAACCTTTACTTCGAGCTCTCATCAGCATATGCCTCACATATGAGTCATCGCTTCCCCCAGTCAGACCTGGCTGCAATTACCCCCGTTAGTACACTTCCAATTCGTTATGTGCACccttacttttagcatcatgaaTCCATAAGCAGTGGGTGCATATGTAGTACACTTTCCTTTTTAATATgttgtttcaaaaagaatgacatttttctatatttagaaataatttaactgaAAAAAATCCCATTTTAAGCTTAATGGCATGATTTAAGGATAGAGTAAAATTCACGAGCTTTTAAAGTACATGTATGGCACAAACAAAACTCTACTCATGAGCACCAATGGTTTCGAATTTTGTATAAatgtttaattttttgaaaatttttgactGCATATATAGCTTGTGCCCAATTAGCAATAGAAAGAAGACGCACAAGCAAAATGAGCAGCGGAGAATCGGCAGGTAAACGGCGATCGTCGCCGGAGACCCAATCGAGAGCGACGGAGCCATCATCCTTAGTCCGAAGACACTCTCGCCGGAGACGAACGTCAGGAACGGACCTAAAAAAAGCTGCAAAAATAGTCTCTATATGCCGATTCGAAGCGACGATAGGATAAGAATTGTAGAGATTATCAAGTGATGTAAACGCAGGGAGAAATTTCTCTCGAGCTCCGCCGATGACTTCTAATGATGGATGGGGAATTCTGGCGGCTGACATTGTGGTGACGTGGCAGGGAGGGGAGGAATTAGAGAGGTATTTGAGGTGgcggaaggaggaggagaaatggGTGGCTGAGCCTAAGGTGGCTCTAGCCATTGGTTGGTGGGAACTGTATGTATGTCCCCACTGATCGTTGCTTTTTtaactttgtagaattttatacGAGGTGTGCCAGTGAAATGGGCTTGTGAATCTggcttttgggctattttttatGATAAATTTGAATAAAGTACTATGCTAATTAGCTATCTATAaatatcatttgctatattacgaaTGGTAGATACGTTTATAATTGTTAtaatatgtattagatatatttAAGCTGCTATATTCAtaaatacagtagcaaaaataggcatgAATAGGGAAGtccagttgttgtattcgagtgtatttcGATTGTATTCATGGTATGAAACATGGGATCACGGCTCGACAGATTATTTTATTCGACTTTATTCACGGCATGAAATAGGGGATTATACTATTTttaaatggaaagtgaatcaattaacataatagactcctaatataactcaacaaactcaattataacaaacAAATTTGGTATTTCCttgtataaaaaaaattctcaaccgaaaaataccccaaaaacatagcaatttccagagaaattatataatacatctgaatacataaattatattaattaaaaaaatatatgaatacattcatggcatatagtgagacagtgaatacaatgaaatacatataaTACAGTGGGAAATACAATTAAAAAAggcagtgaatacaatgaaatacatggaatataacgagatac includes the following:
- the LOC107784856 gene encoding embryogenesis-associated protein EMB8; translation: MARATLGSATHFSSSFRHLKYLSNSSPPCHVTTMSAARIPHPSLEVIGGAREKFLPAFTSLDNLYNSYPIVASNRHIETIFAAFFRSVPDVRLRRECLRTKDDGSVALDWVSGDDRRLPADSPLLILLPGLTGGSDDSYVRHMLMRARSKGWRVVVFNSRGCGDSPVTTPQFYSASFLGDIYEVVAHVSNRYPEANLYAIGWSLGANILVRYLGQESHSCLLSGAVSLCNPFNLVIADEDFHKGFNNVYDRALANSLRKIFKKHALLFEDMEGEFNISLAANAKTVREFDDGLTRVSFGFKSVDDYYSNSSSSNSIINVRTPLLCIQAANDPIAPSRGIPRKDIEENSNCLLIVTPKGGHLGWVAGSEAPRGCPWTDPHVMDFLEHIEHGKSASAACANDLETMNSSVTDRFQHLEV